In Chloroflexota bacterium, one DNA window encodes the following:
- a CDS encoding response regulator produces the protein MNTSSQYGTTSPGQAATARGQERLARVLVVDDEPTNRMVVEGMLTHLGYAHLSVENGAQAVEVVGQQRFDAVLMDCLMPIMDGYDATRAIRHREQAASPEHTVGRVPVIAVTALAMQGARERCIDAGMDDYLTKPVMLESLERVLDRWIAGEQAAQAWTPTRPAACPSNDGPIDSRVLDDLRELDGDTGAALIGELVHDFGSEVPARFPMILAAVTGGDTHTLLRELHFVAGCAAIVGARHVEQIARSVRSENAPTDEAGAQHLVERLTSAYEKALAHLTIIASA, from the coding sequence ATGAACACCTCCAGCCAGTACGGGACGACCTCGCCCGGTCAGGCTGCGACCGCTCGGGGGCAGGAACGGCTCGCCCGTGTGCTCGTGGTGGACGACGAACCGACCAACCGCATGGTGGTCGAGGGCATGCTCACGCACCTGGGCTACGCCCACCTGTCAGTTGAGAACGGTGCGCAGGCGGTCGAAGTCGTCGGGCAACAGCGATTTGACGCCGTCCTGATGGACTGCCTGATGCCGATCATGGATGGGTACGATGCGACCCGCGCAATCCGCCATCGCGAGCAGGCGGCCAGCCCGGAACACACGGTCGGCCGCGTGCCGGTCATTGCCGTCACGGCGCTGGCGATGCAGGGCGCCCGCGAGCGGTGCATCGACGCCGGCATGGACGACTACCTGACGAAGCCGGTCATGCTCGAAAGCCTCGAGCGTGTGCTCGACCGCTGGATCGCAGGGGAGCAGGCCGCGCAGGCCTGGACTCCGACCCGCCCTGCAGCCTGCCCGAGCAACGACGGCCCGATTGACAGCCGCGTCCTCGACGACTTGCGAGAGCTGGACGGCGACACCGGCGCGGCGCTGATCGGCGAGCTGGTTCACGACTTCGGGAGTGAGGTTCCGGCTCGGTTTCCGATGATCCTGGCAGCCGTGACCGGCGGTGACACGCACACCCTGCTGCGGGAGCTGCACTTCGTCGCTGGCTGCGCGGCGATTGTCGGGGCGCGCCACGTCGAGCAGATCGCGCGGTCGGTGCGGAGCGAGAACGCGCCCACCGACGAGGCCGGCGCACAGCACCTGGTCGAGCGGCTGACGAGCGCCTATGAGAAGGCGCTGGCGCACCTGACGATCATCGCGTCAGCGTGA
- a CDS encoding chemotaxis response regulator protein-glutamate methylesterase — MTGEPPFRAPASPLPGRSASPVRVLVVDDSALTRRVLMAALNGASDIEVVGSAANGQECFAKVEELQPDVVTLDVEMPGMDGLAVLRQLMARSPLPVVMVSYLTHEGAEATVRALLDGAVDFVPKPGGPILGSVVTLRDELVRKVREAARARPRVGRPRLSTTTHRLPPVSVSPRPAPPPPARTPLRASDGFERLVILGASTGGPQALQAVVSDLHPDGRTAYVIVQHMPDGMTTVLADLLASASPLLIREARQNDRLAPDVALLAPGDWHLRFGPRGTIELDQGPKVHWVRPSVDVALLSAAEVYGSRIVTAVLTGMGSDGADGAVAVKQAGGTVIAEDKSTCVVYGMPKAVAQRGAAEHIVPLPQVAPTIRQLLAGTGRTRQPSLV, encoded by the coding sequence ATGACGGGCGAACCGCCGTTCAGAGCGCCCGCGTCCCCGCTTCCGGGACGCTCCGCCAGCCCCGTCCGCGTGCTAGTCGTCGATGACTCGGCGCTGACGCGGCGTGTCCTGATGGCTGCGCTGAACGGTGCGTCAGACATCGAGGTGGTCGGGTCCGCGGCGAACGGCCAGGAGTGCTTCGCCAAGGTTGAGGAGCTCCAGCCGGACGTCGTGACGCTCGACGTCGAGATGCCGGGCATGGACGGCCTCGCCGTGCTGCGGCAGTTGATGGCCCGCTCGCCGCTGCCCGTGGTCATGGTCTCCTACCTGACGCACGAGGGCGCAGAGGCCACCGTCCGCGCCCTGCTCGACGGCGCGGTGGACTTCGTACCGAAGCCGGGCGGCCCGATCCTCGGGAGCGTCGTCACCCTGCGGGATGAGCTGGTCAGGAAGGTCCGTGAAGCGGCGCGCGCGCGGCCACGCGTCGGCCGGCCACGACTGTCAACGACAACCCACCGGCTCCCTCCGGTCAGCGTCAGTCCCCGCCCGGCCCCGCCACCCCCTGCACGCACACCGCTGCGCGCCAGCGACGGCTTCGAGCGGCTCGTGATCCTCGGGGCGTCGACGGGCGGACCGCAGGCGTTGCAGGCCGTCGTCAGCGATCTGCATCCGGACGGACGGACCGCCTACGTCATTGTCCAGCACATGCCAGACGGGATGACCACCGTGCTGGCCGACCTCCTGGCGTCGGCCTCTCCGCTGCTGATCCGCGAGGCGCGCCAGAACGACAGGCTGGCCCCGGATGTCGCGCTGCTGGCCCCGGGCGACTGGCACCTGCGTTTCGGCCCGCGCGGCACCATCGAGCTTGACCAGGGTCCGAAAGTCCACTGGGTGCGCCCATCCGTCGACGTGGCGCTGCTGTCGGCGGCGGAGGTCTACGGCAGCCGGATCGTGACGGCGGTCCTCACCGGCATGGGCTCAGACGGTGCAGACGGGGCCGTCGCGGTGAAGCAGGCGGGCGGCACGGTCATCGCCGAAGACAAGTCCACCTGCGTCGTGTACGGGATGCCCAAAGCCGTCGCCCAGCGCGGCGCAGCCGAGCACATCGTGCCGCTGCCGCAGGTCGCCCCGACGATCCGACAGCTGCTGGCGGGGACGGGCCGGACGCGCCAGCCGTCGCTCGTCTGA
- a CDS encoding toxic anion resistance protein: protein MPGIEPAADELVLEPPAAVPPVTQAQAASTIRIDEATAVRIQAAVNAYVDSLTTLEAQSPEFNKKVSSISKMGHEEIRRSAEASNRFLDRPTAALGQGPMAQGSEVSQALLALRTQVEDLDPSRHLGQRRGFFKRAVFGSQVEGYFRKYQSAQSQIEAIVSSLYRGQDELMRDNAALEQEKYHLWEMKRRLEQYAYMAAQLDEALAKKIALTDGSDPEKARALREDALFYVRQKRQDLLTQLSVTVQGYLALDLIRKNNQELVKGVERATTTTVSALRTAVIAALALGNQRLVLDQITALNTTTGNVIESTSRMLRQQTAEIQQQAASATVNIEQLQAAFTNIYATIDAIDTFKLAALDTMKTTIDNLSKEIAKAQTHVERARAAELAQAQADTLTGELQLPVNREGA, encoded by the coding sequence ATGCCAGGGATCGAGCCGGCTGCCGATGAGCTCGTCCTCGAGCCGCCAGCGGCGGTGCCCCCCGTCACCCAGGCGCAGGCTGCTTCCACCATCCGTATCGACGAGGCGACCGCTGTCCGCATCCAGGCGGCCGTCAACGCCTACGTCGATTCGCTGACCACCCTCGAAGCGCAATCGCCCGAGTTCAACAAGAAGGTCTCCTCGATCAGCAAGATGGGCCACGAGGAGATTCGCCGCTCCGCCGAGGCCTCCAATCGCTTCCTCGACCGCCCAACCGCCGCCCTCGGGCAGGGACCGATGGCCCAGGGCTCGGAGGTCTCGCAGGCGTTGCTCGCGCTGCGGACCCAGGTCGAGGATCTGGACCCGTCGCGCCACCTCGGGCAGCGGCGCGGCTTCTTCAAGCGCGCCGTCTTCGGGAGTCAGGTCGAAGGGTACTTCCGCAAGTACCAATCGGCACAGTCGCAGATCGAGGCCATCGTCAGCAGCCTCTACCGGGGCCAGGACGAGCTGATGCGCGACAACGCCGCCCTGGAGCAGGAGAAGTATCACCTCTGGGAGATGAAGCGGCGGCTGGAGCAGTACGCCTACATGGCGGCGCAGCTCGACGAGGCGCTGGCGAAGAAGATCGCGCTGACCGACGGCTCGGACCCTGAGAAGGCCCGCGCCCTGCGGGAGGACGCCCTCTTCTACGTGCGCCAGAAGCGCCAGGACTTGCTTACCCAACTCTCGGTGACGGTCCAGGGGTATCTCGCGCTGGACCTGATCCGCAAGAACAACCAGGAGCTGGTCAAGGGCGTCGAGCGCGCGACGACGACCACCGTCTCGGCGCTGCGGACGGCTGTCATCGCGGCGCTGGCGCTCGGCAACCAGCGGCTGGTGCTGGACCAGATCACGGCGCTCAACACGACCACCGGCAATGTGATCGAATCGACCTCGCGGATGCTGCGCCAGCAGACCGCCGAGATCCAGCAGCAGGCTGCCAGCGCAACGGTGAACATCGAGCAGTTGCAGGCGGCGTTCACCAACATCTACGCCACCATCGACGCCATCGACACGTTCAAGCTCGCCGCGCTCGACACGATGAAGACGACCATCGACAATCTCTCGAAGGAGATCGCGAAGGCCCAGACGCACGTCGAGCGGGCGCGGGCGGCCGAGCTGGCGCAGGCCCAGGCTGACACCCTGACGGGCGAATTGCAGCTCCCCGTCAACCGCGAAGGAGCGTAA